From the Flavimarina sp. Hel_I_48 genome, one window contains:
- a CDS encoding BLUF domain-containing protein, translating into MPHTICYVSKSREDLSKKEIGSILDHASAINNECIVSGILLHSFGNFFQILEGGQEHITSLYNKILKDPRHGDIIEVYNHSTAKPVFLNYNSNFHVVTTNDHLNYIRKYLRNNKNFYSCEKILRLLKPFDFFD; encoded by the coding sequence ATGCCCCATACTATATGTTATGTAAGTAAATCCCGCGAGGACTTATCTAAAAAGGAAATAGGTTCCATACTTGATCATGCTTCAGCGATCAATAATGAATGCATAGTCAGTGGAATTTTACTCCATTCTTTTGGCAATTTTTTTCAAATACTTGAAGGAGGGCAGGAACATATAACATCCCTTTATAACAAAATATTAAAAGACCCACGTCATGGTGACATTATTGAGGTGTATAACCATTCTACCGCAAAACCGGTCTTTTTAAATTATAATTCTAATTTTCATGTGGTGACCACTAATGATCATTTGAACTACATACGTAAGTATTTAAGAAACAATAAAAATTTTTATTCTTGTGAAAAGATCCTTCGTCTGCTAAAACCCTTTGATTTTTTTGATTAA
- a CDS encoding NAD(P)H-quinone oxidoreductase: MKAIQVSTGGGAEVLKLANIDSPKPGYHELLIEVKAAGINRSDVMVREKPDTYGGSKGETIVPGLEVAGIVKEVGDKITSYKVGDEVCALLTQGGYAEEVVVNEKLTMPVPGGLSFTEAASLPEVVFTVWFNVFQQAKIEKGEKLLIHGGTSGIGIMGLQMAKAMGMPTYSTAGTDEKVRFLTDLGVDNAINYKKEDFSEIFKNENIDVILDMVGGDYTRKNLDILAKNGRLCYINGMKGLKPEINLWTIMSKNLILTGSLLKPQSIEVKAKIAREVVQKIWPLLEDKSIEPVIHKTFPLAEAADAHRLMESSDHIGKIVLVMEKN, from the coding sequence ATGAAAGCAATACAAGTTTCTACAGGCGGTGGTGCAGAAGTTTTAAAGCTAGCCAATATAGATTCCCCAAAACCAGGATACCACGAATTATTAATTGAAGTTAAAGCTGCTGGGATAAACCGGAGTGATGTCATGGTACGTGAAAAACCAGATACGTATGGAGGATCAAAAGGAGAAACTATAGTTCCCGGTCTTGAAGTTGCGGGCATTGTAAAAGAGGTAGGGGACAAAATCACTTCATATAAAGTAGGGGACGAGGTCTGTGCATTGCTTACGCAAGGTGGTTATGCGGAAGAGGTTGTCGTAAACGAGAAACTAACTATGCCCGTTCCCGGCGGATTGAGCTTTACTGAAGCCGCATCGCTTCCAGAGGTGGTTTTTACAGTTTGGTTCAATGTTTTTCAGCAAGCAAAGATTGAAAAAGGAGAGAAGTTGCTTATTCATGGCGGTACAAGCGGTATTGGGATTATGGGCCTACAAATGGCAAAAGCGATGGGAATGCCTACCTATTCTACTGCCGGAACCGATGAAAAAGTTCGGTTTTTGACAGATTTAGGCGTTGATAATGCCATTAATTACAAGAAAGAGGATTTTTCCGAAATTTTCAAAAACGAAAATATTGATGTAATCCTGGATATGGTAGGAGGGGATTATACCCGGAAAAACCTTGATATTCTGGCTAAAAACGGCCGTTTATGCTATATAAATGGCATGAAAGGACTAAAACCTGAAATCAATTTATGGACGATCATGTCCAAAAATCTGATCCTTACCGGAAGTTTGCTCAAGCCACAAAGTATTGAGGTAAAGGCAAAAATCGCCAGAGAGGTTGTACAAAAAATCTGGCCGTTACTTGAAGATAAGTCCATTGAGCCGGTCATTCATAAAACCTTTCCATTAGCAGAAGCTGCAGACGCACACCGACTCATGGAAAGCAGCGATCACATAGGGAAAATCGTACTGGTAATGGAAAAGAACTAA
- a CDS encoding DUF202 domain-containing protein produces the protein MKGKFRRLIKFTNDYQKKEDIILRDHLAMERTKLANERTLLSYLRTSLYLILGGIAFLGMQNLEEIKLLGYFSLGLSMVVLIVGIARFYQLKRHLRRMYEPLQDPEKKEIKEKD, from the coding sequence ATGAAAGGTAAATTCAGGAGATTGATTAAGTTTACAAATGATTATCAAAAAAAAGAGGATATCATTCTACGGGACCATCTTGCCATGGAAAGGACCAAACTTGCAAATGAGAGAACGTTATTATCCTATTTAAGAACGTCCCTTTATCTCATTCTAGGCGGCATAGCATTTCTGGGAATGCAGAATCTTGAAGAAATTAAACTCCTGGGTTATTTTTCCTTAGGACTTTCTATGGTGGTTCTTATAGTTGGCATCGCCCGTTTTTACCAACTTAAGAGACATCTGCGAAGAATGTATGAACCGTTACAGGATCCGGAAAAAAAGGAAATTAAAGAAAAGGATTAG
- a CDS encoding NIPSNAP family protein, with product MNQISIKYTLLLFILCSSCNLIFAQQGNRQFYQLKTYTFSADSQVEQADKYFKNAYLPALKRQNIENIGVFKPKTYAPEDTLQRIIVLIPFASLEEFESLDTKLLSDKTYQKEGAAFIGAPHDKKPYERISSIVLKAFEDMPLLKPSPLTTPREERVYELRSYQSPTVALHQNKVDMFNAGGEVALFDKLGFNAVFYSSVVSGPDMPNLMYMTTFKDQASRDAHWEAFGTAPVWKKLSALPKYQDNVSHIDITYLYPTEYSDY from the coding sequence ATGAATCAAATTTCCATTAAGTACACGCTACTTCTATTTATTCTCTGCTCAAGCTGTAACCTTATTTTTGCCCAACAGGGAAACAGGCAATTTTACCAACTTAAAACCTATACGTTTAGTGCGGATTCTCAAGTAGAACAGGCTGATAAATATTTCAAAAATGCCTATTTACCAGCCCTAAAACGTCAAAATATTGAAAATATCGGTGTTTTTAAGCCAAAAACATACGCTCCCGAAGATACATTACAGCGTATTATTGTGCTGATCCCATTCGCTTCTCTGGAAGAATTTGAAAGTCTTGATACAAAACTTCTAAGCGATAAAACCTATCAGAAGGAAGGCGCTGCGTTTATTGGCGCTCCACACGATAAAAAACCGTATGAACGTATTAGTTCAATAGTGCTCAAAGCTTTTGAGGATATGCCTCTTTTAAAACCTTCACCACTTACCACTCCAAGGGAGGAGCGCGTATATGAGCTTCGCAGTTACCAGTCCCCTACCGTTGCTTTGCACCAGAATAAAGTTGACATGTTCAACGCTGGTGGTGAGGTGGCCCTTTTTGACAAACTAGGTTTTAATGCTGTTTTTTATTCCTCGGTGGTTTCTGGGCCAGATATGCCCAACCTGATGTACATGACGACCTTTAAAGACCAGGCCAGCCGCGATGCACACTGGGAAGCTTTTGGAACAGCGCCGGTATGGAAAAAACTTTCGGCTTTGCCAAAATATCAGGATAACGTTTCCCATATTGATATTACCTATCTCTATCCTACGGAGTATTCTGATTATTAA